AACCTGTCGggaataatatataattttatttactttctttGTTCAGTGTCTGGGgcacttttttaattattgaattaTGTGTCTGGCCCATTTGCATAACGCAGTCTCTATGGAATTTTTGGCAGACATATAAATTGGCTATATAATACACAAGTCAAATGCTGAATTTGACAATTAAAACGGCGGCTTAGACGTTCAAAGTACAATGTTTGATTTGGTATTTTTTGGATTgttaaaacaagtttttgggAATAACCACTAGGTGAAGAGCGTAGAGGATCGGGGGATCCTGGATGTCGTTAAAcctataaaattgtttttgtggaTTTACCACTGAACATTGTCCGTTTAATGGTAAAAGGGCAATGAACGATTTCTGGAAAATCATCCTAGCAAGTTTAACTAGATTGTGGGGAATTTAAAGCATATTTCATGATTTTTACTGTTTTAGGGAAGCCCAAATATCATTGAACTCgttaaaatagaaataaaaataaaatgaaatagaagctaaattaatttttatagagCTTTCCAGAATATCCTTCATTGTCAATAATACAGATCGTTTAGCTATATGTCTACAAATAACTGATTAAAATACCATAAACCAACAACAGGCTTTCGAGTTGTTTTTTTCGATCGAATTGGCTGATGCAATGCAACCAAGACTTTTCATCAGTCATCAGTTCATGCTTAATACGCTATATCAATAAAGATCAGACGATATACACGTTCATTATAGATTCATATAGGCAGATATTCGAAAACATTAATGCTACGAGGTTTTTAGAAGACCAATGAGTTAGGAAATAGCCCTATTTAGGGGAAGTTTTGGGCTGACGTGTCACAAAACCGCCGGCCGGCAACTCTAAATGTTATACCAATCATTTTGATCATTTTTGTGGAGAGAAGACAAAGGAAAACACTACGTGATACGCAGCAGGTTTGGTTGGGGtaattttaataccctttaAATACTAAGATTGGTTTGGATTCTCATAAGTTAagcattatatttaaaataatgaattataAAACCCTATTATCTTGAATGTTGCATGCTTTAAGATTTAATATCACTTTCTATTCGATATTATGCCactgtttaaataaaacaattttagtaACTCTACttattgttgattttttatcCGTGGCTAAAGAAAGGTTCTAAAAACATAGTTAAATATACAGTGTCTGTTAATAGTTAAACTATTTTCTCagttaaacaacaattttatataaaccaataatttaattaagaacttaaataaactatattttaatgtaacaGAATTGAACTTagtttttagatatttttaaaactggtATAAATGAGTCGAGTCTTCGCCTCTTGTTGGAGTTGTTTGCAAAGGTTTCGCCAATAAAACCAGTTGCTCGATCGCTCTAATTTGCATTGCCGACTGCTGGAACGAGTTAGCCTCAGACTGAAACCGAGTCTGAGGTCACCATGGGAAGAGGGGGGCGGAGTGGTGCGGGGGCGGTGTGAGGGAGGTTTCTTGGACGGCTTGGCTTGGAACAGCCTGCAGCTGGCACTGCGGTACTAGTGTTACTTACTCGTAGAACGGTGACGCAGTTGCTCCGCCAGACATTGCACTCGGATCGACGGATCGTATTTgctcgaatcgaatcgaatcggatcggatcggcgTATTTAAACCAGTTGTGGTTACCGCTGGAGAGTCAGTAGAAAGTCCATACCAGAGCAGATCGGTACTGAGCTGTCAGGAGCGTGAGCTGTGAAATTTCCTTTCTTTCCTATCCAATGTGCaagttgcaaaagttttgtgtcaatgaaaaaaattaaccacACAGATTCGAAGCAGAAATTGTTGAAGCAAGCAAGGTGggttaaaaaactaaataaatattacaacaACGTAAATATTGCGAAACAGTTGTAAAATGCGCagccaaaatatattattgttaGTAAAATTCTCACAACCAACTATTTCAGTAAAacaactacattttttttttaaatccctttgttttttaattccaAATAGATTGGGAAAACACCTGTCATCGAAAAAAGGATCTCGCACCGGAAACTCGGCTAACAACAAGGAACTTAAAGTACTCACCCTGTTACAAACTGTACCGTGAACTTTGAACTCTCTACGCAGCTCTCTCTAAGCGCAGCTTTGTGTAATCGGCAGAAAATTCACATTATTCAAAAAAGATATCCCAAGGAAAATCTAAAGACAAAATGGTCTACACCGAACGTACTGACAAGTGCCTGAGCAGCACCACCAAGGACAACCATTCCTCGAAGGGTCAGAGCCAGTCCAAGTCGGCTAGTGGCTCTGGCTCGGGATCAGGATCAGTATCAGGATCAGGATCTGGATCGTGGAGCAGTCAGGCCTCGAGTGCTGAAAAGTGGAAGTACAACAACATGGTGAATAACGATCGTCAGCAGTTCAATGGCATGCATTTCTCCTAAATCGAAGCAATAATTCCAATGGAAATGTTtccccagaaaaaaaaaggggaacaACATGAAAAGGGGGAACGGGGGAGCTgattgttgatgttgttgcttCTATTTGGCTTAGCAGGGTTCGTTTTAGATTAGTTTTGTAAGCTCTTTATGGACTTAAGTATTGCTATGTGatacagaaaaagaaaaaattaataatccaatt
This genomic stretch from Drosophila gunungcola strain Sukarami unplaced genomic scaffold, Dgunungcola_SK_2 000001F, whole genome shotgun sequence harbors:
- the LOC128262227 gene encoding uncharacterized protein LOC128262227, with protein sequence MKKINHTDSKQKLLKQARLGKHLSSKKGSRTGNSANNKELKVLTLLQTVP
- the LOC128262224 gene encoding serglycin, with translation MVYTERTDKCLSSTTKDNHSSKGQSQSKSASGSGSGSGSVSGSGSGSWSSQASSAEKWKYNNMVNNDRQQFNGMHFS